ttttccccttcaaagtgatgttaccatttttcttcttctaatttaccaaatttttggggaagtgtaaatttttaaaacgtgaggttataaaataaagaatgttttgatgcaacttgcaaggcctcagaagtgccatttcctgcaatctgagaggcattttttgccaaaaattttcttgtacgctacgcgccaactgatggtggcgctccgcttagatagtgtcacgggaactttcgggcacaaaaatttctgccccccaaactgaaatggtcccatACGCCTATGCTAAGACCACTCCCcagaccggccatcagtcttcagcctcccccccccccactcaaaagtaccttcctacgccactgcttttaCCGGTGTTGTCCCAGCAGTCCAAACCGAAAGAAACTTTCTCTTTACATATGTATGATGTTTAGGAAAGATCATTATAACTCTACTTCTTATAATTCAATATTAAATTCTTGTGATGAAGCAGACTTTTCAGTTCCTCAGAGTCATACAGAGTAGCCTATACTATTAGTCAAATATCTttgacagtatatatttaattgtGCCTTAAAAAGTTCGATAATAAAGCAAGAAGATACATACGATGCAAACAAAAGCCCCTGTGATAAAAGTCATAATACGATATTATAATGTGACAATATCTATTATAGCAGCTACCCTGCACAGAATGAAAGTTAATTAAATAACATAATTACAGTTCGTTACTTCATGTACACGTAGGCCCTATACCTATACCATACGTACAGTCGTTATAAGCAAAGATAAGGAAGCAATTAATACGCTGTAATGAAATATAGCTTACACCGTGAAAggcatttgaaaataaacagacTATGTTAATAAATTACAAGTTGATATACGTACCACGCCCTTGCCAAATGTTCATATGGCACGAAAGGAATGAGAATGTCGATCTGCTTTAATTTCGTACTAGTAGGAGACCTGATGTGACAGACTTTTGAGAAAACGTGAATTTTAAGTTTATACTGTTATTAGTTTTCCTTTTTCGAATGAACTTACTCTTAAGTGTTAGCAAAAGCGCTGAAAGCAAAGGTAAGTAGACGCCTCCATGCAGTGGGCCCATATCTATCAATGTGAGGGTGAAACTTCGTCCACTGTTTCTCTCAACCCAGCTTTTTACGCCACTGCCGATTGAAGTTTGCCCACTGACAATCGTTTCCTAAAGCCGCCCGGGTTGTTCAGGCCCCGGGAAATTTTGTGGAATAGGAGTACAAACATACAATATCTCGCCTCTTAATTCTTGTAACAATGGAAACCTGTACCGTGCGGTGTTTTAACGACAGACGAATCGAGATGCCGATGTCACTTTGaacataacaattttaatttgtatagtTGTGAAACAAATGATGCtcgtgtaatttttttttcttcaaaattgcaatgacgattttttttaaatctattaCATTACACTGTTAAACTTACACACCTTTCAATATCTCCTGTTAGCATTAAGAAAAACACCAACTCGATAACATGCATGCACTTACATATCGGTCTATATAAGTGTAGTGAAGGACGTACAATTCTCTATACTACCATATTCGTTTACttttaatttgttgaaaaatctTCTTTACGAAAACAAGTACATCGTTCAGTATAAGAATGCCCTGCTGTCACACTACAACTACCTATACCAGACGACTAACGGTTAAATATGACAGATATTTATTGAGGGTTCATTAACTGAAAGATTTTACGCTCTTTTTGCGGAATTTGAATTGATTACTTTTGGCTTATAGTTAATGTGTTCGTAACCATGTAAAGTACAACACTgtataatattgaaaaaaacaaaacaatgagaGCTGGCTCTTTGAATTTGTGTTATTTACTGCTTCCGCTAACCTTGTTTACATGTTTAAGGAGAGGACTAGAATATTCTTCGTTATGCCATTCATTccaaaatctgacaaaaaaaGGTCTTGATCTATAATTACAAAATATCAGGTTAATACATATACATTGAAGAACATCGATTGATAGAAACTAAACACGACCATcaagttcaatttttttttgtataatgtaacatttcaaaaaacaatttattttgacaagAACTAATCTAAGCAATCACTGTAATAATGGCTTGGTTAGCAACATAATCATTAACGGGAAAATATGGAGTGAAGAAATTGCAATTTGTGTAATTTTGACGAAATCTAAGTAACCACAAAACTTACTACAAATCTCAAGAAACCTTTGCTACATCACTATCAATACCTTAAATTTAGCGATACATCAACCATCCTAATCTCACTTTATCTCACATGGACCTAGAATATCTGTAGACCTGCCATGATATCTTAGCAGGGAAAGATTGGAGGGCTttacaaaaagagaaaagggaatgtttcagccccctcccccttcacgCACTCGCCGTCTCTCTACTCATTAACTTGTCCGTCTACACTGGGGTGTCGCTTCTCCTTCTTAATCTACCTTTTGTTTCCTACTCCAGTTTGCtaactattttttttacccTCTTATATATTATCCAGTCTGTTATTTCCCTAACCTTTTTGTTAAACTACCTACGTCTATTCTATTCTTCCTTCAGTTTCCAGTCTACGTATCTATATATCTCTCTATTCTATACTTCTCTCAAGAGATTCCTTTCACATGTATACTCACGAAatttatttcaactattttgcaATGCTTAAATAAGTCTTTATTTCATGGTGTGTGCTTACCACACAATCATGCAAAAGATGTCATTGAAATCGTGACTAAGTAGCCTAACAAAAATCACAGATAGAAATATATGACACTTATCATCAGTTTGCTGTGATCAAATCTATTTGGCCCCATGAACATTGGGTGCACTGGGTCAATAACCGGGCATGTTGCTGCACCATCGATAATTCCTTCTTATAAAGTGAGATATGGATGGACTGGTCAGTAACAGTTCATATACCGGCGTTTAACGTACGATCATCCTGGTACTTGCTAAGTGTAGAATATGCAATGCAATATGCAACTTTGATAGTAGAATAAAAGTTAGATTAAACATATAACAGATAAATATGAATAGAATGAAGTACCAATAATTCATCAATTTCACAAAATCGGAAATCCCGAATGcaaacttttaataaactccTAGATGACAGTTCAGCTAGTAACAGGTTCCCGAAAAAGGGGTTTCCCGATGATACTGTAGTAATATAACCATTATATATTGACCTGCCTAACGCATATTCCGTTATAGAAGAacatacaggcgcgtagccaggaatttgccaaaggaggggcgaaactgtagattcggcattgcaaactatctaagcgtagcgccaccataattggcgcgaagcgtgcaagaaaatgttggctgaaaatgcctcccagatcgctggaaatggcacttcccaggacttgtaagttgcatcttagcattttctcttttgaaaatactagcgatattataaaaacatgaaaaatttaaaaaaaaatgctcggggggggggggcggctgccccttcgcccccccccccttggctacgcgcctgagaaCATACACATGTAGTTTAAGTTTAGCAAGCGGAAATGAGATCCATAATCAACAACATATAGTTTGAAATGGCATAGGCCTAAATATAATGCTCGCTTACTGATAACTGAGGTTAAAATCATATCTATAGAAATGTTTCCTTGTACATGGACACGCTTAGGTTGGTTTTATCTTCATTGTTGTCTGCGTTACGTCGCATTCACTTGTCAGTTGATTCTTGTCATAAAGGCAAATACCGTCGTCCGACTGGTCTCCGTATCGACCGTTGAGGTTCAAGGTAGTGCAATTATTAAACCACCATCCACTTTCATAGATATTTGCACAGCCGTCAGCGATATTGTTGTCATTATCTTGGTCATAGGTAAAGAAGTTCATACCTTGGTGGTACCTCATGTAATCGTATTCTATCAACcaagaataaagaaataataagTCACTTTGAAAATtaagacaagaaaagaaaagaacgaCTGTTACTTATGCGATTACAAAACAAGTTGCAACTTATTAAAGAAACCAACAGTACAGACAGCAACCTCATGATTGGTATCATATTATTATCTTCTACGTTGCTCTAGTTACATCCGTGTTCAAAACAGTGATCAGATTGATTAAGCAACCATTTTATACCATAGGTCTTTCTTACATGAGTAGGATCATCACGTTATTTTGACTTTTAGGCAGTTAAAAATTGATGTGTTTACATACCAAAACTTCCTGAGTATTTCCCAAGTGATTCCAGTCTGTATTTGCTCTCCTCATTACCAATGCGGAAATTATCATAGTGTAGGCTCTCGTTGATAGTGATGGATATAACTATTTCAATCAGAAGCTGGTATTCCCTTTGATTAGAAATTACATGTACTTTGTCGTTTCCGAGCCAAAAGCTTCCCATTAGATCACCAAAGCCATTCTTGTAGCTATTCCAATCTCTGAAAAAGCCACTGGAATCATTAATTTGGCGCTGAAATATCTGCAAACGAAGAAGCAATATAGTAACAGAAATTAATTTAACAACATTAAATCGTACTTTCTTTGCCcacaagaaagaagaacattttgtttgttgCAATACTGTTTCATCATTATTTGAAGCAAGGCATGAAATGATTACTTACTGTTAATTAATTGAATGAGTTTAAGTAATTTCTCACACTGAAATATTGCTTATTCACATGTATGGTTTGcttgtttatattattattttagttttatgtaTCGTCAACATGGGCTGTAAATGTTATTAAAAGCCTTGTTTTTTAGTGTTGGGGAGTTCGATAAGTTGGATTTCCGAATTGTCGGCTTGGAGGCAGGAGCCAATGGGAAGGGTAGTTACCCTCCATTTTGAGAATTGTTTGTTCCAATAAGGTGCCTAAATGAGAATTGGtgcaatatttttcaatttgcaaaaatatttattatgaaGAAATTTCAATATGTCATTAGATCTGTCAGTAAGACTGCCAGATGCTAGTGTCAGATGTACAGTGCCGATAGAGGGcgtttctctttatttttgcTACGCATTGTTGAAGTGGTGGACTACTGGGTTGGGTAATTGTCTGGTACGTAGTAGTTGGTTGGCATGAGGCATGATTGCATAGTTTACAGTGATTTAATAGCATACATGACATATTGTTGACGCAGTACCTGCATGGATATTTTCCATATAACGGGACAACCATTTGTTTATGTAAGAACGATTCAAAATAAAACgcatataaagtatataaaacATCCACTGTAACTTCTATCTAGAAGCATTGACAGAAACAAACGACAATAACTGATTTCAACAGCTGCTGCATTGAATGTTGTAAACTGTTTGCCCACGGTAACGGcaacaatgtaaatatgcaacGCAAGACCATTTGAATCAATTTATCCCTGGTCCACTACTTAATTGAATTGATAAAACTTTTGATTTTTGATCATATTGATTCAACCTAATTGAATTAATACAtgactcaccgtccatccttcCTGACAATAAACGTCAAACGGACCATACGGCCATGAGATTGGCTCAATCGTGTACACACCATTATTGGTATATCCACTGTCGTATACATCCTGGCAATCTCTAGGTACTTCACATACAGTGCCATTGCCCATGTAGGACTGTATACAGATACAAACACTGCCAAACGTCTTTCGTACGCATCTTGCATGAGAACCACATGAATAGCTTTCGCAGGATAAAATGTCATCTTGACATGAGCAGCGCATCGTGCAGTCATCATTTATATATGACGTTCcattctttgaaaaaaaaatgagataaAACGAAGGTAGTCTGACCTCCTGAAATTATATCACAATGAGGTGATTTATAAATTGACTTTGAAGAAGTTAATTGAATGCAGTATATTTGtgagcatatatatgtatattataggAGAAACCATGAAAGCAAACTCAATGTACCAAAAACCAATATTCGAACGCATATCCTAACTTTTATATCATATTGTTGTCTTTACTTTCTGCAaaattgctgagaaattaccGGAATCACACCAACATGTTGTTGATAGCATCCGCACTCTTCCTGTTGAACACAGTCTTCTCCCTTCAGCAAATACCCATCTGAACAAATACATGAGTAACCAGAGGCGCAGTTGTTATAACAACCGTACATCCCGGTTGGGTCATAGCAAGTGGCCTGACAGGAGCAATTCTGCCACAGAGTGTTGATTGGACATGTAGCTACATAAATGGGGTATAAATGGCAAAGAGTATCCTCTCATTCATCGGCGAGAAATGAATAACCATTCAAAATCATGAACACAATCATCTGGAGTAGTCgtcatttatttataaatttaaactAGATATTAATCACAGTCCTCTTTCCTACATACTTTTGGTTAAGATAGACTAATCAACAGTAAACCTGCAAGGATTAACGAGTGTAAGCAACCGACAGTCTGTATAGTACATTAATATGTCCAGGTACGTTAGCAGGTACCGTTAACCACTTTGTACATTCCCTAAATGTTCCGAAACAATAACCAGACTAGAAAATCTGAAGTTTAGAAATGTATTTAGCAAACGTTCTGTGACTTGACAGATGTGACATTATGCGACATGCTGCAAATACATTGAGACGGCTCCAAAATACTATGATAATGTTTTTGATGTAGATATTACATTGTTGACCCATTTATGTGGATATTATTTTCTTCGGTTGTACACTACTTTACACACTTGTTCAGTATAATTCCAAGGTCGCAATTTTCACACTTTGTGGGTGCTTTTATTAGATTGTTTGTTCGCACAATAATGGGAAACAGCAATTTATGTACAGAGGAAAACCACAAACAGATAACTTTAGTTGGCATAAATTAAAAACAGCATATCAACATTCAGGATGCTAAGCCATTCATGGAAACATAAGGCCTGAAACTTCACTTTTGCACTGTTCAACGTACGGCACGATTGATGTCATCGTGAAATTTATACCGTGAGAAAGTAGTATGGAACAATGGAAAGCCATCgaaagtgaaaaagaaaaacaaggaaacaccTCTGTAACTTTGCTAAGTAAGACCTCTATCACCGATGAGAAAATGTTACATTATGTTACCATAGGAACCACTTACCACCTAGTGGTGACGTTGTTGTTGACTTCTCGACTAGTTCACCCACTGGTTTAATCTCCATCTTCGTTTTGGAGATGTCACATCGTACAGTACCTGCTTCTTTTCTGTTGTGCATGCAGATACCAGTATCCCATGGATCACCGTACTGACCATTGAAATTTACTTCATAACAATACGTGTACCACCAGCCACCTTTATGGGAAATTGCGCATGAGCCTCTTGATAGTTCATCGTTGTCGCGATCATATGTTGAGAACTTCTGATGACGATGAAAGTCCATATAATCATATTCTGCAGAATGAAAGAAACCATGCTATATAacataagttttgttttatgtttgcaCGACGTTTACATCTCTAGATTAAAGATTTGTCATGAACGGTTCAGAGAATTGAAATCAGCttgaaacatgtattttaaatGACCAAAACTTACAATGGAATGACATTTACAAACCTACATAAGCATAACAACATGCTATCATAATATCTATTCACCGAGCTTACGTAGATTAATGTTCGCACTAAACTTGCTGTTATCGTTTTAGAGAACGGGATTTCGTATGAGTGGGGTAGGTGGTGgaattttttacaaaaatatgaCACTACACAAGAATTTGTAACACAATTTATGTGGGCACATCATACTATAGGGAACACGTTCTGATGGCCTTAGTCAGGTGCATTTTCCACACTGGTTATCTCTCTATGTAGGTGTTAACACTGATTTTAGGGCTACAGAACAGTGTTTGAGTTAGGTATACAGGTAATTAGAGAATAGTCAAAATCACATCAGAAGTGAAGAAATTAAACAACCCGTATGAAACTAAAACACAACAGTGAATAGGTGGTAAACGAAATTTACCTGTATTAGATTTAGTTGTTAATAAATCGCAACGCAGGATCAAACAAGTTAGTACAACTACATATATATCTCttaattatgaaatgttttcttcataTTGCAACCTTTACTGGCCCCGAAGTTACATACCCAAGCTGCCATTGTAGATGCCGAGACCTTCTAACATGAATTCGGTTTCTTCATCTTCAATCCAAAAGCGGTCATATTCCAAAACGTCGCTTTCACCAGAACTATAGAACAAACTAACTTTCAGCGCGTAATGTCTTTGATTTGATATGTAATGAACCTTTTCATTTCCTAGCCAAAATTCCCCACTCAGATTACCAAATCCATTGGTATAGTCATTCCAATCACGATAAAATGAGACTGAACCATTGAAACGATTCTGGAACACCTTTGACAAAAAAAGTTAGAAAGATACGGTACGGTATCTGTCTATAAATATATCACAGATTGTTTTCTTCACATTCAGTTCAATATAATTCAAACCATTACATTCACAAGTATCGTTATACACCTGAAATTAAAGGACTGAATACTATTTCAATGGTATGGCAGTCTAACACACTGTTAGTCATCACGATCGACAAATATCCCGGCAATGAGGAAAACCCAACAgtgatatctttatgatatataataataagaaaatagttttcctttctgtaCCCCTTTAATAAACCATTTCAAGGTTGAAGACTAAAGGGATCTtgaaaaaagtaaacatttttgcGATATGTTCTCACATTTTTAATCGATCTTTACTCACAGTACTCGAGATATTGTCAAAGTTTCCGTCACAAAAGTTCTGAGATACTTACAGTCCAACCATCTTCGCAATAAACCGGAAACGGATTATGAGGCCAAGATCCTGGGTAAATCTTGTAAACGCCTTCTTCTCTGGACAAATTGTTGTAAATATCCTGACAATCTCGTAACGGTGTGCACTTCGAACCATCTCCCATGAATCCTTCATTACAAAAGCAGGTCTGATTGGCACAGGAGGTACTGTCATTACATTGAGAATCTTGGCAACTGTGATCTTCTCCGAAACATGTACAGTTAATTGCACCATAAGAGAATTAGATCGTCAAGTTTAAAGATGAAGGAAACAAGAGATggaaggaattttttttttgtgaaagatatccgatgaaaaaaaaaatttcacgatcatcaataaaacaaataaaaacacgTCTTAAAGCCACCAATATAATTTCCAACACTATTGTTTAACAAgatgtaaatttaaatattttgaattgaCGTTAATGAGTTGAATTAAGCAAAATAGTTAAAGCTTGATGAATTCATTATGCAGTGATGAATACTTTGTGCCAGTCATGTGATCATGTAGAGTTGTGAGAACAAATGATGTAATTCATTTTTGAGTGCTATAAAATCCCCGAGGTATTTCAAAAAGTACAAAGtataatgatttaaatattatgtGACACCTTTTGGCCATTTTAACACGTATTCTGTTTCTtcattatatactttatttttcAATATGTATTCATTATTATACTAAATTGGACGAAGATGTCGGTACTTTCAATGCAATTCAAACCAGCGCTGCAATGATCTTAATTATTAGATGATGTTTAGGAGGTGATACTTATTGCATTAAATTTTAAAGGGACGAATCGTGATGAAGAACTGCAAGA
This window of the Apostichopus japonicus isolate 1M-3 chromosome 9, ASM3797524v1, whole genome shotgun sequence genome carries:
- the LOC139974121 gene encoding uncharacterized protein translates to MDKINLLFSFLFLICFLSPNCKVLAVGFFKCTNAGQGRDISLCKDDCGTQAFTESMQGRETSESSSETNLIAKEATIGRETPESSSETNLIARGTTIGRETSKASLATRPVTKGSTIESTTQSQCSVNTIWRNCSCQVTCDDPTGLYGCYNNCIGAQSCICPDGFMLKGNECISREECGCYHHVYGVVPNGISLITANCTEHCTCHDDVLSCQSFSCGINATCVSQSGIEHCHCNEGFMGDGSTCTPIRDCQDIYNNVSREEGVYKIYPDSWPHNPFLVYCQNGWTVFQHRFNGSVSFYRDWNTYRNGFGNLNGEFWLGNEKVHYITSQSDYMLEMNFKFTSGENGYFRYDPFRIGTEETQYKLEVLGEYTGSSEYDYMDFHRQMKFSTYDRDNEYLSGDSCATSHKGCWWFNHCYEVNFNGQYGDPWDTGICMHDLKENNTILCNITMTTMKIKPSDKTTTVSGQVDHSCQDSQCNDSTSCANQTCFCNEGFMGDGSKCTPLRDCQDIYNNLSREEGVYKIYPGSWPHNPFPVYCEDGWTVFQNRFNGSVSFYRDWNDYTNGFGNLSGEFWLGNEKVHYISNQRHYALKVSLFYSSGESDVLEYDRFWIEDEETEFMLEGLGIYNGSLEYDYMDFHRHQKFSTYDRDNDELSRGSCAISHKGGWWYTYCYEVNFNGQYGDPWDTGICMHNRKEAGTVRCDISKTKMEIKPVGELVEKSTTTSPLGATCPINTLWQNCSCQATCYDPTGMYGCYNNCASGYSCICSDGYLLKGEDCVQQEECGCYQQHVGVIPNGTSYINDDCTMRCSCQDDILSCESYSCGSHARCVRKTFGSVCICIQSYMGNGTVCEVPRDCQDVYDSGYTNNGVYTIEPISWPYGPFDVYCQEGWTIFQRQINDSSGFFRDWNSYKNGFGDLMGSFWLGNDKVHVISNQREYQLLIEIVISITINESLHYDNFRIGNEESKYRLESLGKYSGSFEYDYMRYHQGMNFFTYDQDNDNNIADGCANIYESGWWFNNCTTLNLNGRYGDQSDDGICLYDKNQLTSECDVTQTTMKIKPT